A region from the Bacillus sp. Marseille-P3661 genome encodes:
- a CDS encoding DUF1499 domain-containing protein codes for MSIKRSIIGLIRNYEKTDESSKDKCLKTPYYNKPIKDVLDKLLNTINSLPSWEIVHIDEDRGEILVEISKPFWKEDMVITVVAISFNRTAVDVISSKRGIGGDLGSNYQNILKLFKQLDLEIPSNQ; via the coding sequence ATGTCAATAAAACGAAGTATTATTGGGTTAATAAGAAATTATGAAAAAACGGATGAATCATCAAAAGATAAATGTTTAAAAACCCCTTATTACAATAAACCGATTAAAGATGTGCTTGATAAATTATTAAATACAATTAATAGTTTACCCTCTTGGGAAATTGTCCATATTGATGAGGATCGTGGTGAAATCCTTGTGGAAATAAGTAAGCCTTTTTGGAAGGAAGATATGGTAATTACTGTTGTTGCGATATCATTTAATCGTACAGCAGTAGATGTGATATCCTCTAAGAGAGGTATAGGTGGGGACTTGGGATCAAATTACCAAAATATATTGAAGTTATTTAAGCAATTGGATCTTGAGATTCCCTCTAATCAATAA
- a CDS encoding ABC transporter ATP-binding protein yields the protein MAVIELNNVKKVYDGGVTAVKDFNLHIKDKEFIVFVGPSGCGKSTTLRMIAGLEEISDGDFFIDDKRMNDVAPKDRDIAMVFQNYALYPHMNVYDNMAFGLKLRKFKKDEIDQRVRNAAKILGLEQYLDRKPKALSGGQRQRVALGRAIVRDAKVFLMDEPLSNLDAKLRVQMRAEISKLHQRLQTTTIYVTHDQTEAMTMATRIVVLKDGDIQQVGSPKEVYENPENVFVGGFIGSPAMNFFRGVIKDDRISIGNQSIRIPEGKLKILRDQGYMNKKVILGVRPEDIHDELIFIQSSPDTSFKSTIEVAELMGAETYLYSNIGDHSFIARVDARMDYQSNQNVELAFDMNKAHFFDADTEKRIR from the coding sequence ATGGCAGTAATAGAATTAAACAATGTTAAAAAGGTTTATGATGGAGGTGTTACAGCTGTTAAGGATTTTAACTTACATATTAAAGATAAAGAGTTTATTGTGTTTGTTGGTCCTTCTGGTTGCGGGAAATCTACAACCTTACGTATGATTGCTGGGCTCGAAGAAATTTCAGACGGTGATTTTTTCATAGATGATAAACGTATGAATGATGTTGCGCCAAAGGATCGAGATATAGCAATGGTATTTCAGAACTATGCTCTATATCCCCATATGAATGTATATGATAACATGGCTTTTGGCTTAAAGCTTCGAAAGTTTAAGAAAGACGAGATTGATCAGCGAGTTAGAAATGCTGCTAAAATTTTAGGTCTTGAACAATATTTAGATAGAAAGCCGAAGGCCCTATCTGGAGGACAAAGGCAGCGTGTAGCATTGGGAAGAGCAATTGTTCGGGATGCAAAAGTTTTCTTGATGGATGAGCCATTATCAAACCTAGATGCAAAGTTACGTGTTCAAATGCGTGCAGAGATCTCAAAATTACACCAGCGTTTACAAACTACAACGATATATGTTACTCATGACCAAACTGAAGCAATGACAATGGCAACTCGGATTGTTGTGTTAAAGGACGGTGATATTCAACAAGTAGGCTCTCCAAAGGAAGTTTATGAAAATCCAGAAAACGTGTTTGTTGGTGGTTTCATTGGTTCCCCAGCAATGAACTTTTTTAGAGGGGTCATTAAAGATGATAGAATTTCGATTGGTAATCAATCAATTAGGATTCCTGAAGGGAAACTTAAAATCCTGAGAGACCAAGGTTATATGAATAAAAAAGTTATCTTAGGAGTAAGACCAGAAGATATTCATGATGAATTAATATTTATCCAATCATCACCTGATACATCCTTTAAGTCAACAATTGAAGTTGCAGAATTAATGGGTGCAGAAACATATTTATATTCAAACATAGGCGACCATTCTTTTATTGCTAGAGTAGATGCTCGAATGGATTACCAAAGCAATCAAAATGTCGAGCTAGCATTTGATATGAATAAAGCACATTTCTTTGACGCTGATACAGAAAAAAGAATTAGATAA
- a CDS encoding ABC transporter substrate-binding protein gives MKHNYLSSKLVVYFLIFIALFMLMLGGCSNEEPANVNTDEGNSETAPQSTEETSEDSKNGGTIKIGLSPGTGDIKNLGYAGSYRGAAEMFVAVTSLETLVSLNESGEVDPLLAKSWETDAENLTVTFNLREGVKFHDGTDFNAEAVKWNIDETIKSNSVEFADVESVEVVDNYTVRINLKKWNNSLLGAFATYMTIFSPTAAQENGGKDWMMKNPVGTGPFKFVSLENDVSVKFEKFEDYWQEGKPYLDTVEFYNYQDEMSLEASFQANEIDVVYSPSLKAAGNLESSGRIAELTSGIGSRLTGIMTSSSNPESPFNDVRVRRALGYAIDVKPLMNAVTFGYAVDTNQYGSSNYWSYNPNVEGTPYDPEKAKKLLAEAGYPNGFKTTLYTVSSYADAVTAIQSYLAEIGIEANIDVTDPARYDQLVSPDGGWDGIILFMLRAEPDVALFMPRYFSEAATRYGKHILHPDNVKSLFNEVMLAPDQAAKKEIAHKLQKAVFDEHVLATPFWLELKASVLKESVQDSGINETHATGWTPAEVWLQK, from the coding sequence TTGAAACATAATTATCTATCTTCTAAATTAGTAGTCTATTTCTTGATATTTATTGCTTTGTTCATGTTAATGTTAGGAGGTTGTAGTAATGAAGAGCCAGCGAATGTAAATACGGATGAAGGAAATTCTGAAACTGCTCCTCAAAGTACAGAAGAAACTTCAGAAGACTCAAAAAATGGAGGTACAATAAAAATTGGTTTATCTCCTGGTACAGGAGATATAAAGAATTTAGGTTATGCAGGATCATATCGTGGTGCTGCTGAAATGTTTGTTGCAGTTACTTCTCTTGAAACATTAGTCAGTTTAAATGAGAGTGGAGAAGTCGATCCATTGTTAGCCAAAAGCTGGGAGACGGATGCTGAAAATCTGACAGTTACTTTTAATCTAAGAGAAGGCGTCAAATTCCATGATGGAACTGACTTTAATGCTGAAGCAGTGAAATGGAATATTGATGAAACAATTAAATCGAACTCTGTTGAATTTGCGGATGTGGAATCCGTCGAAGTCGTTGACAACTATACAGTTCGTATAAACTTAAAAAAATGGAACAACAGTTTATTAGGAGCTTTCGCTACCTATATGACTATTTTCTCTCCAACAGCTGCACAGGAGAATGGTGGGAAGGACTGGATGATGAAGAATCCAGTTGGAACAGGCCCATTTAAATTTGTAAGTTTAGAAAATGATGTGTCTGTTAAATTTGAGAAGTTCGAAGATTACTGGCAAGAAGGTAAACCTTATTTAGATACTGTGGAGTTTTACAATTATCAGGATGAAATGTCTCTTGAAGCTTCTTTCCAAGCCAACGAAATAGATGTAGTATATTCTCCGTCCTTAAAAGCAGCAGGTAATTTGGAAAGTAGTGGGAGGATTGCCGAACTTACGTCAGGTATAGGTTCACGCCTAACTGGGATAATGACGAGTAGTAGTAACCCGGAGTCGCCGTTCAATGATGTAAGAGTTCGCCGGGCATTAGGATATGCAATTGATGTTAAACCTCTAATGAATGCGGTTACATTTGGTTATGCGGTTGATACCAATCAATATGGGTCATCTAACTACTGGTCGTATAACCCAAATGTTGAGGGTACTCCATATGATCCTGAAAAGGCAAAGAAGCTACTAGCTGAAGCAGGGTATCCAAATGGTTTTAAAACAACATTGTATACAGTTTCTTCTTATGCAGATGCTGTTACGGCAATTCAAAGCTATCTGGCTGAAATCGGTATTGAGGCTAATATTGATGTTACGGACCCTGCTAGATATGATCAATTAGTTAGTCCAGATGGAGGATGGGACGGAATCATCCTATTTATGCTGAGAGCAGAGCCTGATGTTGCATTGTTTATGCCAAGATACTTTTCGGAAGCAGCAACGCGATATGGTAAACACATTTTACATCCAGACAATGTAAAAAGCTTGTTTAATGAGGTAATGTTAGCGCCGGATCAAGCAGCTAAAAAGGAAATAGCACATAAGTTGCAAAAGGCTGTTTTCGATGAGCATGTACTCGCAACACCTTTCTGGTTAGAGTTAAAGGCTTCAGTACTTAAGGAAAGCGTACAAGATTCTGGAATTAATGAAACTCATGCAACAGGATGGACACCGGCTGAGGTTTGGTTACAAAAATAA
- a CDS encoding ABC transporter substrate-binding protein: protein MSINFFKNFKLSNYMIVALILTILLFAGCSNKPAENSVSNESSNENSSKVVTTGGILKIGLGPLSGDIKNLGYVGSFRGANEYLAAGTSLETLVRLNKNGEIVPWLAESWTVDADSNTITFKLKEGVKFHDGTDFNAEAVKWNIDQAIVAKSVEFSDVESVDIVDDFNVQVNLKKWNNSMLGTFATYMTMFSPTAAEENGGKEWMMKNLVGTGPFKFVSLENDVSIKFEKFNEYWQPGKPNLDAVEFYMYQDEMSLAASFQAEEIDVIFAPTLKTASSMESVGKVVELKSGMGSSMTGVITNSKDPDSPFHDVRVRKALGHAIDPKSILNAVTFGFAVQTNQYGTSDFWSYNPEVEGTSYNPELAKKLLAEAGYPDGFKTTLYTDASYMDVMTAVQGFLSQIGIEANIDLAEPSRMQQMVSPNGTWDGIMVFNPRVEPDVALYMPRYFSEDAVRFGKNILHPEKITTLFSEAKSAKDQDEKAKIAKELQKAIFDEYALVTPFWLITMPSVLSNKVVDSGINETHATGWTPEEVRIQQ from the coding sequence ATGTCAATAAATTTTTTTAAAAATTTTAAATTATCAAACTACATGATAGTGGCATTAATTTTGACAATATTATTGTTTGCAGGATGTAGCAATAAGCCAGCTGAGAATTCGGTGTCAAATGAAAGTTCAAATGAAAATTCTTCAAAAGTAGTAACAACAGGGGGGATTCTAAAAATTGGTTTAGGACCGTTGTCAGGTGATATTAAGAATTTAGGGTACGTAGGATCATTTCGTGGAGCAAATGAGTATTTGGCCGCAGGAACATCTCTTGAAACCTTGGTTCGTTTAAATAAAAATGGGGAAATTGTTCCATGGTTGGCTGAAAGTTGGACGGTTGACGCTGATAGTAACACAATTACATTCAAACTTAAAGAAGGGGTCAAATTCCATGATGGAACTGACTTTAATGCGGAAGCAGTAAAGTGGAATATTGATCAAGCGATTGTGGCGAAGTCAGTTGAATTTTCTGATGTAGAATCTGTTGACATAGTCGATGACTTTAATGTTCAAGTTAACTTGAAAAAATGGAACAATAGCATGTTAGGAACTTTTGCAACTTATATGACCATGTTCTCTCCAACAGCTGCAGAGGAGAATGGTGGTAAGGAATGGATGATGAAAAATCTGGTTGGTACAGGACCATTTAAATTTGTAAGCTTGGAAAATGATGTATCAATCAAGTTTGAAAAATTTAATGAATATTGGCAACCGGGCAAACCAAATCTTGACGCTGTTGAATTCTACATGTATCAAGATGAAATGTCATTAGCGGCATCTTTTCAGGCTGAAGAAATTGATGTTATTTTTGCTCCTACACTGAAAACAGCCAGCTCTATGGAGTCCGTTGGTAAGGTTGTAGAGTTAAAGTCAGGGATGGGCTCATCAATGACAGGGGTTATAACAAATAGTAAAGATCCGGATTCACCGTTCCATGATGTTCGAGTTCGTAAGGCATTAGGTCATGCTATAGATCCAAAATCCATATTAAACGCAGTGACTTTTGGTTTTGCGGTTCAGACAAATCAATACGGTACATCGGACTTTTGGTCTTATAACCCAGAAGTGGAAGGAACATCCTATAATCCTGAGCTAGCAAAGAAACTTCTTGCTGAAGCAGGGTATCCAGATGGTTTTAAAACAACCTTGTATACTGATGCATCTTATATGGATGTAATGACTGCAGTTCAAGGTTTTCTATCTCAAATAGGTATTGAAGCAAACATTGATCTTGCAGAACCAAGCAGAATGCAACAAATGGTAAGTCCAAATGGAACCTGGGATGGAATCATGGTCTTTAATCCAAGGGTAGAGCCTGATGTCGCTTTATACATGCCAAGATATTTCTCAGAAGATGCTGTAAGATTCGGTAAGAATATTTTACATCCAGAAAAAATAACAACTTTATTCTCAGAGGCAAAATCGGCTAAAGACCAAGATGAAAAAGCGAAGATTGCAAAAGAGCTGCAGAAAGCTATTTTCGATGAATATGCTCTGGTGACACCGTTTTGGTTGATTACAATGCCTTCGGTGTTAAGCAACAAAGTGGTAGACTCTGGAATTAATGAAACTCACGCTACTGGATGGACACCTGAGGAAGTTCGGATCCAACAGTAG
- a CDS encoding lactonase family protein, translating into MLTESLGSQFCTDNKVYMYVGSWQNTHGGNDGGGGIKVFEVNQKDGSFNLIATYADNMAVGSMAIASNKQVLYAVNETKVYGGLESFGGSVSAFSIDPETGLLSHINTKPTIGAFPCSIDIDPSESHVVIANYGSEDSIVSSIKNKNDKYELLKIPDEASIVLIPLDTDGQLGDVIDLVKHTKISGVDSIRQSAPHPHSVNIDPSGSFVAVCDRGGDTITIYSLDKTVGKLSHISELKTSAGLGPRNVCFSSTFPYFYVSCELVPKAIALNFNRESGEIAEINVETTIPSNYKPKSPEDFYSCTHPSDIKVHPNDKFVYVLNRAHNSIASFTVNLSTGKISFNGTTPSQGNGPRTMSFDPTGNFMYVGNQASGNLIVYKVDPNNGNLVPTGFVGYANNVGAINFFSSSNLK; encoded by the coding sequence GTGCTTACTGAGAGTTTAGGCTCACAATTCTGTACTGACAATAAGGTCTATATGTATGTAGGCTCCTGGCAAAATACCCATGGAGGGAATGATGGTGGGGGCGGGATTAAAGTTTTTGAAGTTAATCAAAAAGATGGCTCATTCAATCTTATAGCTACGTATGCCGATAATATGGCTGTTGGGAGTATGGCAATTGCATCCAATAAACAGGTTTTATACGCTGTGAATGAGACTAAAGTATATGGTGGTTTAGAAAGTTTTGGTGGCAGTGTTAGTGCTTTTTCCATTGATCCAGAAACAGGTTTACTTTCACATATTAACACAAAACCTACTATCGGAGCTTTCCCATGTTCAATCGATATAGATCCTTCAGAATCTCATGTCGTCATTGCTAATTATGGATCTGAAGATAGCATAGTTAGTTCAATTAAAAACAAAAACGATAAATACGAACTGCTTAAAATTCCTGATGAAGCAAGTATTGTCCTCATACCTTTAGATACGGATGGACAACTAGGGGATGTAATTGATCTAGTTAAACATACTAAAATAAGTGGTGTAGATTCTATTAGGCAGTCTGCCCCACATCCTCATTCTGTAAATATTGATCCTTCAGGTAGTTTTGTTGCAGTGTGTGATCGGGGAGGTGACACGATAACAATATACAGTTTGGATAAAACAGTTGGAAAGTTATCTCATATAAGTGAGTTAAAAACCTCAGCTGGATTAGGTCCTAGAAACGTTTGTTTTAGTTCAACTTTTCCGTACTTTTATGTTTCGTGTGAATTAGTACCAAAAGCTATAGCATTAAATTTCAATAGAGAAAGTGGAGAAATAGCTGAAATTAATGTTGAAACTACAATTCCATCAAATTATAAACCTAAAAGTCCAGAAGATTTTTATTCTTGCACGCATCCATCTGATATTAAAGTGCATCCTAATGATAAATTTGTGTATGTTTTAAATCGTGCTCACAATAGTATTGCTAGTTTTACTGTGAATCTCTCAACAGGGAAGATTTCATTTAATGGCACTACCCCTTCACAAGGAAATGGTCCAAGGACTATGAGTTTTGATCCAACGGGGAATTTCATGTATGTGGGAAATCAGGCTTCAGGAAACTTAATAGTATATAAGGTTGATCCTAATAATGGAAATCTAGTACCTACTGGATTTGTTGGATATGCAAACAATGTAGGGGCTATTAATTTCTTTTCTAGTAGCAATCTTAAATAA
- a CDS encoding ABC transporter ATP-binding protein, whose amino-acid sequence MRHLLEVNNLKTYFTVDKTVAKAVDGVSYYIDEGEIVAFVGESGCGKSVTQYSGLQLIPTPPGKIVDGEVLFEGVNLLKYEPNSEEMREVRGGKIGVVFQEPMTSLNPVMKVGKQIAESVMLHLNYNKEQAKQKAIELIKWVGIPDAEQRINYYPHQFSGGMRQRLMIAMALSCDPKLLIADEATTALDVTTQAQLLEMMRNVVKKTNTSIVLVTHNLGIVARYADRIYVMYAGEIVESGTTKEIFGNPRHPYTIGLMKAVPRLNDPKNRDLIPIEGLPPNLANKSEKCAFLPRCTFKTKGCESKSAPPLIEADKGHKYACYEDITNPTVKLAQEEVNTAKSEVSPTIATERHTNKKKDSGKILEVKNLKMYFPVTNGLLQRKVADIKAVDDVSFYIREGETLGLVGESGCGKTTVARTILRIYEPTEGNMIFKGKDITRMTSRQLQPLRRDMPMIFQDPFSSLDPRQSVGEIVGEPLKIHKLINGKGEYEDRLEELFRLVGLNPAVRNRMPHEFSGGQRQRVGIARALASDPSFIVCDEAISALDVSIQAQIINLLEDLQAKLGLTYLFIAHDLSVVRHISDRVAVMYLGRIVEISDWKTLYENPLHPYTKILLSAVPIPDPFVEEKREHISIKGEVPSLVNKPKGCAFANRCPISTNECKEIDPKLNMVTEGHGVACIKV is encoded by the coding sequence ATGAGACATCTTCTTGAGGTTAATAATTTAAAGACATATTTTACTGTAGATAAGACTGTTGCTAAAGCAGTGGATGGAGTTTCCTATTATATTGATGAAGGAGAGATCGTTGCCTTTGTAGGGGAGAGTGGATGTGGTAAATCGGTTACCCAGTATTCCGGGCTTCAATTAATCCCAACACCACCTGGAAAGATTGTAGATGGAGAAGTTCTGTTCGAAGGTGTAAATCTGCTTAAGTATGAACCGAACAGTGAGGAAATGAGAGAGGTGCGTGGAGGGAAAATAGGAGTTGTATTTCAAGAACCAATGACATCGCTTAATCCTGTGATGAAAGTAGGCAAACAAATTGCTGAATCAGTTATGTTACATTTGAATTACAACAAGGAACAAGCCAAGCAAAAAGCAATAGAGCTAATTAAATGGGTAGGTATTCCTGATGCTGAACAAAGGATAAATTATTATCCACATCAATTCAGCGGAGGTATGAGACAAAGACTTATGATTGCAATGGCATTATCATGTGATCCAAAACTACTCATCGCAGATGAAGCAACCACGGCACTTGACGTAACAACACAAGCTCAACTTCTTGAAATGATGCGTAACGTTGTTAAGAAAACAAATACATCCATAGTGCTTGTAACACACAATTTGGGAATCGTAGCTCGCTACGCAGATCGGATTTATGTCATGTATGCTGGAGAGATTGTTGAATCGGGAACTACAAAGGAGATATTCGGTAATCCGAGGCACCCATATACAATCGGTCTAATGAAGGCAGTACCACGACTTAACGATCCAAAAAACCGCGATCTCATTCCTATCGAGGGTCTGCCGCCCAATCTAGCAAACAAGTCTGAAAAGTGTGCATTCCTTCCTAGGTGTACCTTTAAGACGAAGGGATGCGAAAGCAAATCGGCCCCTCCTCTAATAGAGGCCGATAAAGGACATAAGTATGCTTGCTATGAAGATATTACAAATCCAACTGTGAAGTTAGCCCAGGAGGAGGTAAACACTGCAAAGAGTGAGGTATCACCTACAATTGCAACGGAGCGTCATACTAATAAGAAGAAGGATTCCGGAAAGATACTTGAAGTTAAAAATTTGAAGATGTATTTCCCTGTGACAAATGGGTTGCTACAAAGGAAAGTTGCCGATATTAAGGCGGTAGACGATGTTAGTTTCTATATTCGCGAAGGAGAAACACTTGGTTTGGTTGGAGAGAGTGGTTGTGGTAAGACTACAGTAGCTCGTACCATTCTTCGGATTTACGAGCCGACGGAAGGAAATATGATATTTAAGGGCAAAGACATCACCCGAATGACAAGTAGACAGCTCCAGCCACTTCGTCGAGACATGCCAATGATTTTCCAAGATCCGTTTAGTTCACTTGACCCAAGGCAGTCTGTCGGTGAAATCGTGGGTGAGCCGCTTAAAATTCACAAGTTAATTAATGGAAAAGGTGAATATGAAGATAGACTCGAAGAACTATTTCGACTTGTTGGTTTAAATCCCGCTGTTCGAAATCGAATGCCACATGAATTCAGTGGGGGACAACGACAAAGGGTGGGGATTGCACGCGCTTTGGCAAGTGACCCTTCATTCATTGTTTGTGATGAAGCAATTTCAGCATTAGATGTTTCAATTCAGGCACAAATTATCAACTTATTAGAAGATCTTCAGGCAAAGCTGGGTCTGACATATCTTTTTATAGCCCATGATCTATCGGTAGTACGTCATATTAGTGATCGTGTCGCAGTAATGTATTTAGGCAGAATTGTAGAAATTTCCGATTGGAAAACGTTATATGAAAATCCTTTGCACCCATATACAAAAATTTTACTTTCAGCTGTGCCTATACCAGATCCATTCGTTGAGGAAAAACGTGAACATATCTCGATTAAAGGCGAAGTACCAAGTTTAGTAAATAAACCAAAAGGCTGTGCATTTGCTAATCGTTGTCCTATATCTACAAATGAATGTAAAGAAATAGATCCTAAACTTAATATGGTTACAGAAGGTCATGGAGTAGCATGTATTAAGGTCTAA
- a CDS encoding ABC transporter permease translates to MTAEKIVVSSQQSFPELPPQTNSLLRFLRVFLARKVVVAAVFVIFSLVLVSIFAPFLAPYDPYAQNLTKTLQPPSPEHWLGTDILGRDVLSRIIYGSRVSLLIGVVVVIFAGIFGIGIGLIAGYFGGFVDSFLMRIMDAMMAIPLIIFAMALGAILGGGIENVIIALGVAILPTYARLMRGQVLTIKQSDYVLAGMISGMSNIRNMLVHVLPNSLSPLIVLITMNLGTAILAESGLSFLGLGIAPPGASWGSMVSDGYRYLLEHPQLSLAPGIAIIIVVLSFNVVGDALRDALDPRLRGMN, encoded by the coding sequence ATGACCGCAGAGAAAATAGTGGTATCTTCCCAGCAAAGCTTCCCAGAATTACCACCTCAAACTAACAGTCTACTTCGTTTCTTACGAGTTTTCTTAGCTAGAAAGGTTGTTGTAGCTGCTGTATTTGTTATTTTTAGCTTAGTACTTGTTTCGATTTTTGCACCATTTTTAGCACCATATGATCCATATGCTCAAAATCTAACAAAAACTCTTCAACCCCCATCACCTGAGCATTGGTTGGGTACTGATATTTTGGGTAGAGATGTATTAAGCCGTATCATTTATGGTTCAAGAGTATCCTTATTAATTGGTGTTGTAGTTGTAATATTTGCTGGTATTTTCGGTATTGGTATTGGCCTTATAGCTGGATATTTTGGTGGCTTTGTCGATTCATTTTTAATGCGCATCATGGATGCAATGATGGCAATTCCTTTAATTATTTTTGCGATGGCATTGGGGGCAATTCTAGGTGGGGGTATTGAAAATGTAATCATAGCACTTGGAGTGGCAATTTTACCAACTTATGCAAGGTTAATGCGGGGGCAAGTGCTTACGATTAAGCAGTCTGATTATGTTTTAGCAGGAATGATATCTGGTATGAGCAATATTCGTAACATGCTTGTACACGTTCTGCCTAATAGTTTGTCACCTTTAATAGTATTAATTACCATGAATTTAGGTACTGCAATTCTTGCTGAATCTGGTCTTAGCTTTTTGGGTTTAGGTATTGCGCCGCCAGGTGCGTCTTGGGGATCGATGGTGAGTGACGGTTATCGTTATTTGCTCGAGCACCCCCAACTTTCTCTTGCACCAGGCATAGCAATTATTATTGTAGTTCTCTCATTTAACGTTGTAGGGGATGCATTAAGAGATGCGCTTGACCCTAGGCTAAGGGGAATGAATTAA
- a CDS encoding ABC transporter permease, with amino-acid sequence MIAFLVRRILQTIVILFMVSVFVFTIMHLLPGDPVSIMLGEDATPEKVMQVKQELGLDKSLPAQYVDWITKVLQGDLGNSISYQYTVNELISKRLPITLHIGVSAFLLSVIIGIPAGIIAAVKRGSPIDSLITVIANFGMAVPIFWLGILGIYMFSLKLGWLPVQGYTSPFEDFWKSFTQVIMPVILLSLVSVAYVTRQTRSAMLEVVRQDYIRTARSKGLKESHVILKHSLRNALIPVITILGIGLAHTVGGSIFIEQVFNIPGMGNLMIQAIFAKDYILVQGIVLIIASVVSFCNLLVDITYGYIDPRIRYK; translated from the coding sequence ATGATAGCATTTTTGGTGCGAAGGATACTTCAAACAATAGTAATCCTATTTATGGTAAGTGTTTTTGTTTTTACGATTATGCACCTACTTCCAGGTGATCCAGTGAGTATAATGCTTGGTGAGGATGCAACGCCGGAAAAAGTAATGCAGGTGAAACAAGAGCTTGGGCTCGATAAGTCATTGCCAGCTCAGTATGTTGACTGGATCACCAAAGTTTTGCAAGGCGATTTAGGGAATTCCATTTCTTATCAATACACCGTTAATGAGCTTATCAGTAAAAGGTTGCCGATTACGCTACATATTGGTGTAAGCGCTTTTCTACTTTCTGTAATTATTGGCATACCTGCAGGGATTATCGCGGCAGTTAAAAGAGGGAGCCCAATTGACTCATTAATTACAGTAATTGCAAACTTTGGCATGGCAGTACCAATATTTTGGCTTGGTATATTAGGGATTTATATGTTCAGCCTTAAGCTCGGTTGGCTGCCAGTACAAGGTTATACATCACCATTCGAAGATTTCTGGAAGAGCTTTACTCAAGTTATAATGCCTGTAATTCTTCTTTCTTTAGTATCAGTAGCATACGTCACACGTCAAACTAGATCTGCAATGTTGGAGGTGGTTCGACAAGATTACATCCGGACGGCTCGTTCTAAAGGATTAAAAGAAAGCCATGTAATACTCAAACATTCACTTCGAAATGCATTAATACCTGTTATTACGATTCTCGGAATCGGACTTGCCCATACTGTAGGAGGCTCTATCTTTATCGAGCAAGTATTCAATATTCCGGGTATGGGAAATTTAATGATTCAAGCGATCTTTGCGAAAGATTATATCCTAGTTCAAGGTATTGTTCTAATCATAGCAAGCGTTGTATCCTTTTGCAACCTTCTTGTGGATATAACTTACGGATATATTGATCCGAGAATTAGATATAAATGA
- a CDS encoding SDR family NAD(P)-dependent oxidoreductase, with product MQNERKQPVPEQPIIWNGWEHPEGTGVIITGAASGIGQAATILAARMGMKVAAWDMNLEGVNRTIERAEEYRENILPVRVQIGDDEEVANAMKETVAFAKPHALVNVAGPQMIGHKWDFDEVTALAIGSIHRISQAFLATDPEEGSSIVNISALAGVFEGGGGDSWYAAAKSGIAGYTRHQAVELKGRPRVNSIAPGGPIVTPRNYNVLQHMQGFIDKNPTGRAGRPEEIAAGILFLISPAASYINGVILPIDGGLHLA from the coding sequence ATGCAAAATGAAAGAAAACAACCGGTACCTGAGCAACCGATAATCTGGAATGGATGGGAACACCCAGAAGGTACTGGGGTGATAATAACAGGTGCAGCAAGTGGTATTGGACAGGCAGCAACAATACTTGCCGCTCGTATGGGAATGAAAGTAGCAGCGTGGGATATGAATCTCGAAGGTGTAAATAGAACAATTGAAAGAGCTGAAGAGTATCGTGAAAACATTCTTCCTGTAAGAGTTCAAATTGGAGATGACGAAGAAGTAGCTAATGCAATGAAGGAAACAGTTGCTTTCGCTAAACCCCATGCACTGGTTAATGTTGCAGGGCCACAGATGATTGGGCATAAGTGGGATTTTGATGAAGTAACAGCTCTCGCTATAGGAAGTATACACCGTATTAGTCAGGCTTTCTTAGCAACAGATCCTGAAGAGGGTTCATCTATTGTAAATATATCAGCGCTTGCAGGAGTTTTTGAAGGTGGTGGTGGAGACTCTTGGTACGCCGCAGCAAAATCGGGAATAGCGGGCTATACACGTCATCAGGCAGTTGAATTGAAAGGTAGACCACGAGTGAATTCAATAGCACCTGGAGGGCCGATTGTTACACCACGTAATTATAACGTTCTTCAACATATGCAAGGCTTTATTGATAAAAATCCGACAGGTCGTGCAGGACGGCCAGAAGAAATTGCAGCAGGAATCTTGTTCCTAATATCACCAGCAGCTAGCTATATAAATGGAGTAATCTTACCGATTGATGGTGGGTTACACTTAGCATAG